In Pedobacter heparinus DSM 2366, the following are encoded in one genomic region:
- a CDS encoding DUF2752 domain-containing protein, producing MKTLKHIPFELIFWIGAMILLATANPDKHGDAQHFTLCPLANMGFSWCPGCGIGRSITQVFHGNFAESFAHHWFGVPALLIICWRIGVLIRTNLINNKLLI from the coding sequence ATGAAAACGCTGAAGCATATCCCTTTTGAACTGATCTTCTGGATTGGGGCGATGATATTGCTGGCGACAGCAAATCCAGATAAGCATGGGGATGCGCAGCATTTTACGCTTTGTCCACTGGCCAATATGGGTTTCAGCTGGTGTCCCGGATGTGGCATAGGGCGTTCTATCACCCAGGTGTTCCATGGAAACTTTGCAGAAAGTTTTGCCCATCACTGGTTTGGCGTTCCTGCTTTGCTGATTATATGTTGGCGGATCGGGGTTTTGATACGTACAAATTTGATAAACAATAAGTTATTAATTTAA
- a CDS encoding TM2 domain-containing protein → MFDSPFMSLPGITPQEYSYLQSATTGFSEQQLRGFLMIYGGKRRNPDDMVLYCILGFFVPGLPRFLVNQIGMGILYFFTIGLCFIGTIIDLINHKSLAYEYNQRMVFESLQMVKMGNLQ, encoded by the coding sequence ATGTTTGATTCACCATTTATGTCGCTACCAGGCATTACGCCACAGGAATATTCGTACTTGCAAAGTGCAACTACCGGATTTAGCGAGCAACAGTTAAGGGGCTTTTTAATGATTTATGGAGGTAAAAGAAGGAACCCTGATGATATGGTGCTGTACTGTATCCTTGGTTTTTTTGTACCGGGACTGCCCAGGTTTTTAGTGAACCAGATTGGTATGGGTATTTTGTATTTCTTTACAATCGGTTTGTGCTTTATAGGCACGATCATCGACCTGATCAACCATAAAAGCCTTGCTTATGAATACAACCAGCGGATGGTGTTTGAAAGTCTGCAAATGGTAAAAATGGGTAATTTACAGTAA